The Pseudomonadota bacterium genomic sequence TCATCAGAGCGGAAGGTCCCAGCTGGTGAGGATGAAGCTATCCGTTTTCTGGATGATTTATGGGGGGATAAGGATATTGATGCGGACCTGGAAGGGGAATTTGCCGAAATCTTCGATCTTGATGATGAAGTAGATAAAATGGGGGCGGATGTTGAAACGGAGGATGAGCTGAAACCAGGTAAGCCCGAAGACTTATTTGTTCCTTCTTTGGTTGTGACGCCAAACCGTAATCGCTACTTTCTTCTGTTGTTCTCGGTTTTGGTGGTGATTAGTGTTGGTAGTGGAGTCTGGTTGTATCAGCGGAATCCGGGATCGAAACTGGTGGAAGATGTCGGCAGACCGGTTTCCCGGCAGCAGCAGGTTTATTCCGCGTCCCTGCCGTCAGCAAAAAAACCGGTTGCTCTCCAAAAATCTACGATAGTGAAATCGGAGAAGGATATTGTCAAGCCGGCTGAAAAGCCGCTGAAAAAAACGGTGATGGACGACGCAAAGACAAAAAGTGGAGAAAAAACAGTAACCGAGATAAAAAACCGGGACCTGGTTCAATTGCCAAAGGATGGAAAAGTTATAAGTCCAGTTCCTGTTATTGAGGTTGAGGCCCCAAAAAACACCGGGAGGACGGTGCCGCTTCCCGTTGCTCATGCCCGGGAGAAAACCGCGAAGATAGTCAAAAAATCGGCCGGCAAAACCGTTGCCGGCAAAGTTAAGCTTCCCCGGGTATTTTCCTATGTCATCCAGGTAGGTTCTTTCAAAACAAAAGCAGGTCTGGACCGTCAGCTTGCCAAATTGCGGAAAAATGGTTTTGCCGCCTATCCGGTAAGGGTTGATCTTGGCAAAAAAGGTATTTGGCAACGGGTATACCTCTCCGATGGGACGAGCAGGGAAAAGGCGAAAGTAATGCAGGAAAAACTGCATAAATTGCTTCCCCGGGAGGAAAGTCGGATTGTCAAAATCCGTCCCTAAAACAACCCGGATTGAGTCCCTGATAACCGTTTTCTGATTGCAGGATTCCAGATTTTTTATAGACTTTTAATGAATTTTCGCTATGTTAAGATATACTAGCCCAGAAGTTAAATATTCGGTTTGCTATGACTGTCACTTAAGTGGCAGAGAAAATCAGCGAACTTCGCTTCGCTTGGTACTCGAAGGGTCGGAATTGAATTCTGTCCCCACTTCACGATAGCTGAATAATTTCAGGGATATCGGCAGGAGTAAGATTGATGAAAGAAAACAGTAAACTGCAGAAAAACCTGGCCCGGCTGCCGGCAGTGGATGAATTGCTCCGTAAAGCGGAAATGCAGCTGTTGTTGGAACGTTATCCGCGCAACCTGGTAGTGGAATTAGTTCGCCTGGAATTGGAGAAAATCAAAAAACAGGTGATGGCCGAAAATCTCCAGGTTGAAGAACTTTTTTCCCTGCCGGTTTTTTTCGCCCATTTAGCTGAAACTCTGGAAATGCAGCTGGCCCCACGGTTGAAACGGGTCATCAATGCCACCGGGGTAGTGATCCACACGAACCTGGGGCGCTCGCCATTGCCGACCGCGGCTTTGAAACAGGCCAATGAGATTGCCTGCCGCTATTCAAACCTGGAATATAATCTGGAATCCGGTCGTCGTGGAATCCGCTATGATAATGTTGAAGAGCTGCTTTGCCGGCTGACGGGGGCGGAAGCGGCGATGGTGGTCAACAATAATGCCGGGGCGGTGTTGCTGGTGCTTTCGGCGCTGGCTGCCGGCCGGGAAGTGATTATCTCCCGGGGTGAAATGATTGAAATCGGCGGGGCTTTCCGGATCCCTGAGGTTATTGCCCAGGGTGGGGCAATATTGCGGGAGGTGGGAACCACCAACCGGACTCATCCGGCCGATTATGAACAGGCAATCAATGACGAGACGGCCCTGATTCTAAAAGTTCATACCAGCAATTACCGGGTTTCAGGCTTCACTTCCGCCGTTGATTCGGTTGAGTTGGTAAAGCTGGCGGAGCGATTTTTCCTGCCGGTGATTGAAGATCTTGGCAGCGGTTGTATGATGGATCTCAGTGCCTATGGTGTTGGTGGGGAACCCACGGTACGTCAGGTAGTTAAAACCGGGGTTGGCGTGGTTACCTTCAGCGGCGATAAACTGGTTGGTGGTCCCCAGGCCGGAATCGTGGTTGGCCGTCGGGATTTGATTGAACAGGTGAAGCGGCATCCTTTGAATCGGGCCCTGAGGATTGATAAACTGACCCTGGTTTTCCTGGAAGAAGTACTGAAATGTTACCTTGATGAAGAAAAGGCGGTTTCCTCTCTGCCAACCCTGGCGATGTTGACCCTGTCACCAGCTGAGCTTCGCCGGCGGGCAAACCGTCTGAAGGGACAGATCCACCGCCGGCTGGGGAATGTTTCCGGTTTTAGCCTGACGGTGAAAGAGGGAATATCCCGGGCTGGCGGCGGAGCCTTGCCAATGGTTGAAATTCCTACCTGGCTGGTAGCTTTGCAGGTGGATAATCATTCAGCCTCGGAGTTGGAGCGGTTTTTCCGTTCCCGGCCTCTTCCCATTATTACCAGGATCCTTGATGATCAGCTGATTTTTGACCCCCGGACGTTATTTGCCGATGACGGTCCGGAGATAGCCAGGGCCTGCGAGGAATTGTTGAAATAGCTATGATTATATCCCCCCTTGTTTTATCCCGTCGTCTTTGCCAGCCGGTGATTATCTGTTTGCTTTTCTGGCTGGTTTTTTTTCCACTGCTGGCATATGCCGGCAGCGGTGGGGTGCCGGCAACCAGGGCCGTGGTCAAGGTTTCTGGTTTGAATGTCAGAAAAGCTCCGAATAAACGCAGTCGAAGGTTGTTTGGCCTGAGTCGTCGCACGCGGGTGGAGGTGGTTAAGGAACAGAGACGCTGGGTGAGAATTCGTACCAGGACCGGTCGGGAGGGTTGGGTTTTTCGCCCGCTGGTAAAAATAATCAGGCCGAAAAAGACCTTGCCGGCTATTACCCTGGAACTGGATAATATATCCTCGGAAGTTGGCCCTTATTTCAGTGGTTTAATTCCGTCTTTGAAAAAAAGCCTGCAATCCTATTTCCCCCAACAGCTGAAGCTGGTAATTTCCAAACGTTCCAATCCTGGATCTGAGGGACATTGGCTGATTGCTCTCGAGATTCCTTTCAGTCGGGAAACATACCAGGAAAGTAAAGGCAAGGATGTGGGTCCGGGTACAGTAGACCTGTTGCCATACCTGAAGTATCTGCACGGATTGCTTCAGTATCGTGAGGCGGTTCTCAGTTACCTCGAACAGCACCCTTTTTTTGGTCCTGCTGCGGATATCCCCGGAACTAAAAACGATATTTCCTGTTATCTGAACTTGGTGAAAGGTAATCGTGATATCCTTTTTCTGACTGGGAAGTTGGATGGTCCATTCGCGGTTTTTGCTGATTACCTGTTTATTAAAGTAGAGGGTTACCGATCTTTGAAAATTGCCGCCCTGCTACCTGGCTGTGTTCGGGATTTCAACAAGTTTATTTTGCCTGAGCCTTATTCCTATGACGGCCGACGTACCACGGTAGCAGCTGTGTATGATTTTTTCGGCTTTTCATACTGACTACGTGATAAAATTAACTTGACAGACTGTGCCATTTTTTTTACTTGAGTTGTTGTAATAGAAAGTTATAAAGTGTTTTCCCATACCGTAAACCTTACAAGGACCTAAGCTGAGCTATTAGCGGTTAGCCATTAGCAATTAGCTTTTTAAAATCAGGGCCTTACGTTGATTAGTAACAACACCCAACGGGTGAAGGTGGGTGATATTAAACATCTTGTAATTATTGAGCTAATAGCTAACTGCTAAAAGCTAATCGCTTAATTTAGGAAGGAGTCTATTCCATGAAAAAACAGTATCTTCTGGCACCGGGACCGACACCGGTACCACCTAGGGTTTTACAGGCGATGTCCATGCCCATTCTTCATCACCGGGCTCCGGCTTATAAGGCTATTTTCGAAGAAGTAAGAGCCGGATTGAAATATCTCTTTCAAACCGAAGAGGAGGTGCTGGTTTTTGCCTCATCGGGTACCGGAGCGATGGAAGGCACCATCGCCAATATGTTTTCTCCCGGCGATAAAGTCATTGCCGTGAACGGAGGGAAATTTGGTGAGCGCTGGGGCCAGATTGCCAGTGGTTATGGTTTGGAAGCTATTGTTATTGATGTTCCCTGGGGGACGGCGGTAAACCCTGGGGATATTGCCGATTGCCTGGCCCGGGAAGGGGATGTCCGCGGGGTTTTGATGCAGGCCAGCGAGACTTCAACCGGGGTCATGCATCCGGTAAAAGCCATTGCTGATCTGGTTAAAGACAAAGATCAGACTATCCTGGTTGTCGATGCTATTACCGGAGTTGGAGTTTTTGATCTGCCCATGGATGAATGGGGTCTTGATGTGGTGGTTACCGGTTCCCAGAAAGCCTTGATGCTGCCTCCCGGGCTGGCTTTTGCTGCCGTCAGCCAAAAAGCCTGGGGTTTTAATAAAAAATCATCCCTGCCACGTTATTATTTTGATTTTGCCAAAGAGTTGAAAAACGCGCGGAAAAGCCAGAATGCCTATACGCCGGCGGTTTCGCTGATTATCGGTCTGCGGGAAGTGCTGGCGATGATCAGGGAGGAAACGCTGGAAGGAGTTTTTGCTCGTCATGCCCGTTTAGCCAGTGCTACCCGGGCCGGAGCTCAGGCTCTGGGATTGGAACTTTTTGCCCCGGATGAGCCGTCCAATGCCGTAACCGCGGTGAAAGCTCCTGAAGGTATTGATGGTCAAGAGGTAGTAAAGGTTCTGCGTGATGATTATGGGGTGACCATCGCCGGCGGTCAGGACCATGTCAAGGGGAAAATATTCCGTCTGGCTCATTTGGGTTATGTTGACGATCTGGATGTGTTGACCGGTTTAACCGCCCTGGAAATGGCCCTGATGGATCTTGGCTATGAATTAAATGAACGCAGCGGGGTGCGGGCGGCGCAGATGATTTTGAAGCTTAAAAAATAGCGGGGGGAATAAAAAGTG encodes the following:
- a CDS encoding SPOR domain-containing protein; the protein is MYCPACKLWFSEDGASVCPACGGLLQPEVDNSPHSSERKVPAGEDEAIRFLDDLWGDKDIDADLEGEFAEIFDLDDEVDKMGADVETEDELKPGKPEDLFVPSLVVTPNRNRYFLLLFSVLVVISVGSGVWLYQRNPGSKLVEDVGRPVSRQQQVYSASLPSAKKPVALQKSTIVKSEKDIVKPAEKPLKKTVMDDAKTKSGEKTVTEIKNRDLVQLPKDGKVISPVPVIEVEAPKNTGRTVPLPVAHAREKTAKIVKKSAGKTVAGKVKLPRVFSYVIQVGSFKTKAGLDRQLAKLRKNGFAAYPVRVDLGKKGIWQRVYLSDGTSREKAKVMQEKLHKLLPREESRIVKIRP
- the selA gene encoding L-seryl-tRNA(Sec) selenium transferase, with product MKENSKLQKNLARLPAVDELLRKAEMQLLLERYPRNLVVELVRLELEKIKKQVMAENLQVEELFSLPVFFAHLAETLEMQLAPRLKRVINATGVVIHTNLGRSPLPTAALKQANEIACRYSNLEYNLESGRRGIRYDNVEELLCRLTGAEAAMVVNNNAGAVLLVLSALAAGREVIISRGEMIEIGGAFRIPEVIAQGGAILREVGTTNRTHPADYEQAINDETALILKVHTSNYRVSGFTSAVDSVELVKLAERFFLPVIEDLGSGCMMDLSAYGVGGEPTVRQVVKTGVGVVTFSGDKLVGGPQAGIVVGRRDLIEQVKRHPLNRALRIDKLTLVFLEEVLKCYLDEEKAVSSLPTLAMLTLSPAELRRRANRLKGQIHRRLGNVSGFSLTVKEGISRAGGGALPMVEIPTWLVALQVDNHSASELERFFRSRPLPIITRILDDQLIFDPRTLFADDGPEIARACEELLK
- a CDS encoding SH3 domain-containing protein; the protein is MIISPLVLSRRLCQPVIICLLFWLVFFPLLAYAGSGGVPATRAVVKVSGLNVRKAPNKRSRRLFGLSRRTRVEVVKEQRRWVRIRTRTGREGWVFRPLVKIIRPKKTLPAITLELDNISSEVGPYFSGLIPSLKKSLQSYFPQQLKLVISKRSNPGSEGHWLIALEIPFSRETYQESKGKDVGPGTVDLLPYLKYLHGLLQYREAVLSYLEQHPFFGPAADIPGTKNDISCYLNLVKGNRDILFLTGKLDGPFAVFADYLFIKVEGYRSLKIAALLPGCVRDFNKFILPEPYSYDGRRTTVAAVYDFFGFSY
- a CDS encoding alanine--glyoxylate aminotransferase family protein translates to MKKQYLLAPGPTPVPPRVLQAMSMPILHHRAPAYKAIFEEVRAGLKYLFQTEEEVLVFASSGTGAMEGTIANMFSPGDKVIAVNGGKFGERWGQIASGYGLEAIVIDVPWGTAVNPGDIADCLAREGDVRGVLMQASETSTGVMHPVKAIADLVKDKDQTILVVDAITGVGVFDLPMDEWGLDVVVTGSQKALMLPPGLAFAAVSQKAWGFNKKSSLPRYYFDFAKELKNARKSQNAYTPAVSLIIGLREVLAMIREETLEGVFARHARLASATRAGAQALGLELFAPDEPSNAVTAVKAPEGIDGQEVVKVLRDDYGVTIAGGQDHVKGKIFRLAHLGYVDDLDVLTGLTALEMALMDLGYELNERSGVRAAQMILKLKK